A region of the Chroicocephalus ridibundus chromosome 1, bChrRid1.1, whole genome shotgun sequence genome:
TTAATTATGGATTggataaaaatcagttttgcGTTGAACTATGAATAGGCTTGGTTAAATAAATACCGAGATACATCATATTCTGCCCTTCTTCTCTCACCTGTAGCTGTTGATCTCAGCCACCTCTCCTTcatcttccttcctcctgctcgTATACCTGCTTCCTTCATATTCTGGTCATTTTAACCACTGGTGTTGACCATAAGTTGAAGGACTGAGATACACCTAGGAAAAGGACTGCGAGAATGGGTTGGAAGTTGAAATGGACCACAGTGGTGAAAACTGAGAGCCAAAGTTATCAATAAAAATTGCTGAACCTTGTCAAAGCTCACTGTGTCTTGAAGAAGCTAAAATGGACCGAGTTCACCGTTATTAATTTCCCCAGTAATCCAAACACTAATATTTTGTAGTAATACTGGATTTTGGGTCATTCATTTTCCTTAGGGTTCCCTTTGTTCTGTCATGTGCTGTATTCATTTTGTGTACAGACAATATTGGTTGGGCGTGGTATTTTGAGTTCTATCATTCAAATAGAAGAGTGAAATGAAACAGcttctaaaatgtaaaaaaaaccccaaaccatcaaATTAGTCATCTCTGGTTATAGTCTTGGTTTGggagttttggtttttgttgtttgttttttttttaaatctaaggtGCCAACCAGAAAGTGAGAGTCAATTTCTAACTGACTGGATGTCAGTCAGAACTGACCTCCAGTCTGTCTGAAGTCTAGGTTGTCATTGCCCATTTTGAGACTTGACCTCCCTCCAATTTGTCTGTGCTTTGCCAGTGCTAGATAAGAGAGTAGACTAGTCTGACTGTTTTACTGATCATGccatgaaaaggagaaatgtatTGAAGAGTGCATGACCCAGTTGCTCAGGGAAGTGTTTGAAACGGAGATCATAAAGTACAATGAAATAAACATGGAGGCTAACATCTATGTTCTTACTGAATCTAAAGGTTTGTGGGGGAGAACTGTATGTCAGCACGTGAGGGAGGTGCATATGCTGAATCGTGAGGGAGACCTAATACTTACATGGCCGCCAAGAGGATGCATATTAAGATAAGActtacttagaaaaataattttttttagaagtggGAAAATAGAAATCTTGTACCTGAATCCAGCTTCAGGTCTAAACGTGGTTTCCTTCCCTGACTCACTCTCCCCACCCCCAATGCAATGAGAACAACTTCGGTAAAAGTCGTTCAGTTTGTGAAAAGAGCAGCAGGGACTTGCTTTAAAATGTCTTATAGAAGATTGTCAGCAGTCTTTCTGCAAACTCCTTCGGAAATGGAGACGACATTTAACCCTGGTAACCTAAAAGAAATTACCTCTTATTATGTTACTGGTATCTATAGCTTTTTGCAGGTGTGCTTTTTTCAGCAAAAACGTATTTATGCATGGCAGAAAGCATTAAGGTTATATGCAAACTCACTTCCAAaagatttgttttaataattgaaatatgTCGATTTTCCACTAAtggattttcttttgtaataGCTGTTACTCAAAGTAGCAAGCATTTAAAGTTTCAACAAGTGCATCCTCTGCTGAAAGTGCTGatcttttcacttttccttcttcGCTACAAATGTTCAGGTGTTCTCGCAAGCATAACTATCCAACATCAAGTAAGACACTACTCGTCCGAGGGATGTTCATTACTTTTGGTATGGAGCAGTGCCGAAGAGATGACTATGACACAGATGCAAGTCTTGAGTACAGTGATGAGGAGACCTACCAGCAGTTCCTGGAGTTCTACGAGGACGTACTCCCTGAGTTTCAGAACGTGGGGAAGGTTGTTCAATTCAAGGTATGCACCTGAGTGTAACagcttgttaaaatatttaacgTATACCACCTAAGTTGTGTTTAGTAGCCTTGACAGGAATTCTGTCCAGCATGCCCTAGCTAAATTCCATGGACATTACAGAACTATAAAACGTCCTTAGAATAAACTGTGCGTGTCTCATGTCACCTGTAAATTTGTCACTGCTGTTCTAGAGCAGCGTCTTAACTCTGGGTCAATCTTCTCTTCCATTCCCCTAAATGTTATAAAAGCTTGTGCTTGTATATTGCAAGTTATTTGTACCTGCTCAACAGTCCACTTACCTCAGAGGCCCTTTTTTACTTAGCCCGTGATAAGCCCTTGATGGTCCAATAAGACTGTTAGACTATATAAATGTATCTAGGCTATTGCATTTGTGCCGAAGGAATGAAATAGTGGGGGTATAAAATGAATTTGGAATATACCCCCAAACATTGTAATTTTAGGCCTGGttggataaaataaaatcaaatgtcAATGAAGTGAAAAGGCAGCAGATATTTCAGGAGGAGGAATTATAAAAAGTTACGTAAATGGTGTCGAGATTTGTTATCGATCCTTAGTTTCTGCATTTTGGTTTGCTGAATgttctttcctgaatttttcCCATTTATATTATGATTtcttatgggggaaaaaagaggcatCCGTAAATGGAGACCTTGGAGATGAATGATGTGGTTAACAGACCCATGTTGCCCCAAAACATGCAGCCTGGGTGGTGAAATCTCCTTGTAGCAGAACCTACTGCAGCGTCCCTTTCTGCTCGCCATTCCTGAGTGTTTTGCTGCAGTCACCAGGAGGCACGCGGTGCCTGTTCTCCTTTTGTTTCCCTCTGGTGACAGCTGCCTCAGAACTGAGATTGTATTAGCATTTCAAGCAAGAGGAAAGtagaaaaagtgaattttcaatAGCTGTATAATGAGCTTTATAGGTAAGAAACCGTCACTTGTTTGGAGGAGTATCCCCTCTGTATTTTGATTCATGGGATATTAGCAAGCTGTGCTCCATCCTAGAAGACAGGATGTAGATTCCCAGTGGAGCGTGGGCTGAAATGCTGTCTTACCATCAGACTCAGATCCTCGACTTTGTATCATTGTTGTTATATGCGACCGTGCACATAGTTGGGCCCCTATGACTAACAATGGGGCAAGAGCTTTTAGTGTGGCGTTTCTTAGCTTCTGAAGTAATTGTGCAACTGTAATATGATTCTCATGGGCATTTTCATTATATTAGAGATGCTCAGAAATTACATGTTGGCTGCAGGGATCTTAACTGTGATTGAGTTGAGCCTCTGCTACCATTTAGAATCACATTATACACACCCCTCTTCCACCCGACTTCCCTTTCCGATGTAGCCCATGGTTTTATTCTTGCTGTTCTTTCTGGGAAGCTAGTCCAGAACTTGGCAGATCCTTACAAAGCACActttgtttgtgtggtttgtaAGGATCTGCCAGGTTCTGGACTAGCTTTCACCCACGGTgaaatcatttttgtttgttcttgtgTTGACGTTGTTTATCTCAAATACTTCTGACTGCTTATGCTGTAATATTTAATTACACAACTGCTTGTCATTGTGTCTGAAGCCCTTACCTAATCCACCGCACAGAGAGGTGTTCTCTGAGGGTCAGTCAGGGTTCAGGGATGAAAGGAGCCACTTTTCTCATTTGGTGCAGATACCAGAAGAGGCCTGAGGGTAAAAGAGGCTGGGCGCACAGTTGTGCCGTGGAGAACTGCTTGAGCCTGCCTGTCTTGGAATCCTTTGTAACCAGCAACAAGCTTTTTGGAAAGCTTGcatttttgaaatgtatttttgaaaagctttagATATACTTAAAATGCTTAATTATTATGAAAAAAGGTGTTTCAGAACTGTATTGTGAACGCTAGTGACTTCAGCTTCTGTAACTTGTCTCACAGGGACACTGTGAAGGTAAATTGCTCTAACGATTCTCTCACCGTAATGAATCCTAAATTTCCACACGAGGATACTGCTAATTGTTTTCAGAGAATTGGGCTGTTGCACAGTAGGGTTGGCCCAGACAAGTGCAAGACAATTGCGTACAAGTTGTCTTGTGGGCTAAGTGAAGCAGAGGTCCCAGTATTAATCAAAGCATAATGCTGGAAACAGTCAAACATAAGCCCCAAGGGAGCTTTTTTtgcgccccctttttttttgcgccccctttttttttgcgCCCCCTTTTTTTTGCGCCCCCTTTTTTTtgcgccccctttttttttgcgCCCCCTTTTTTTTGCgccttttgcctttttctttcttcaaaacctTTTATTTGGCTAAAACGAAATTTTCAGAAGAATATCACAGGCAAGTTCAGATTGATGAGCTGTCATAAATCGGAATGGCTGCCATCTCAACATGCGTGAGCTGCTGAAGAGCATAAACCTTCCGTTGCACTAACTTAATGTTTCCATCCCCCTAGGTCAGTTGCAACTACGAGCCTCACCTGCGAGGAAATGTCTACGTCCAGTATCAGTCGTAAGTACTTGCAGTCTTACTACAGTTTAGAACTAAACTCCAAAGTCCAGTAATGAACACTGTTTGTATAATTCAAGTGATTCATTCTCATAGTGTAGTGGGAGCCTAAAATTGGTAAGTAACATCTTAAATGATTGTACGATGAGAATGCTATGTGcgatttttactttttaaagggAGAAGGACTGTCAGGCAGCTCTTGCTCTATTCAGTGGACGATGGTATGCAGGTCGACAGCTTCATTGTGAATTTTGTCCTGTGACAAGATGGAAAACTGCTATATGTGGTGAGTCACATCAACACTTGGAAAAGAGAATGTGTTTTACTGAGAAGAGTACTTATGGAAGTGAAAAAGAGGGGGTTAGCCTGTAGTTTTCAGGTCTCCCTAACAttgcagaatatttctgtttggaagaCATGAATGCTAACTTCCTTGCgtagatctaggaaagaaagggaataTTCATATCATGTCACATAAGCGTCTGAACCATTTCAGTGGATTTACCTTGGACTGGAAAAGAAAGTTTGTATCCTAGTTTTGGAAATTATAATCTTAAAGTGAACCTACAGGAAGTACtattttatctgtttaaaaagcaacagcagtttCTGAACCATCAACAATTCTTAGCAGTAACTATCCCATTTTACTTACCTGTATTTACATCCTTAGATTAAGGtagtaaaattatttatgaaaatcatCTTAAGCTAAAACCTTCATAACTGTTAGAAAGTTAATTACAAGAAGAGTGCATATTGAAAAATACTCTTGCATGAATTACATTGATAAGTGGTCAGAtgcatgtttttctgtttgaagaagCAAAATTCAGTTTATTAAGTTTCTGTCCAGTAGgtacaaaataaagaaagagattTAACAGGTCTGGTTCATAAAAAAGCAAACCCTAATCTGTTGCAGGCTTATTTGAAAGGCAGAAGTGTCCAAGAGGGAAACACTGCAACTTTCTTCATGTATTCAAAAATCCAAACAATGAGTTTTGGGAGGCCAATAGAGACATACGTATTTCTCCTGAACGGACTAATCAGTTGTCTAAAAACTCTGAAAGGAGAAACAGATCGAGCCATCGTGATGACTATTACAGCCGgtcaaggagaaggggcagccCAAGCTCAGATCATTCTTATCGGAGAAACGGAGAACCGGAGAGAAAAAAGAACCGCCGCAAAAACAAGAGAAGGCGCCGATCTGGCAGGTCAAGAAGTCGAGAAAGGAGGAGGTCTCGcagcagggggaggaagaggagaggccgCAGTCGCAGCAGAAGTCATAGTCGAACACGCAGTAGGAGCAGAAGTCGGAGTTCCTCTCGATCCAGGAGCAGGGGTAAAAAGAGAtcgagcagcagaggaaaaaacagcGAAACTCCCAAAACAAAGTGAGAATTACTTTTAGAAGTTGCTAATTGATCAAACATAAAGCTGACAAAGAAATCCTTCCAATAGGGCACCAGATACATTTGAGTTTCAAATAAAGTGTTCTTGCACATTACAATGTTTCTTCCTAATAAAGGAACCTAGTTTATTGTGTGCTAAGCTTCAGAAAATTGGAAGTTTAAGTCCTATATAAGGTGTGAATGTCAAGTACTCTAGCTActctgtccctctgaactgctgCAACATCTGGATGCATACCGAGTACAAATAGAAAGAGAAGTAAAGCTTATTTGGTATATGCTTATTTCTGTGTTATGTGTGTGTTAAGTGTTTACTGTCCCTGTAAAGGAGTTAGCACAGAACAGCCATCGTGCTGTAAATTCACACCACAGCATACTGCAAACTGAAGTCTGTGTAGAGGACTGCCGTTTATATTTTCCGTCTGTTTATGGGAAATCTCTTTCTAGTCAAAGTAAATATAATCATGTTATGAGTTGGAGAAAAGGGATCTAAAAGACAACACTGTGTGATTGTACAATACTTGCCCAGTAGGAGCTTTGTGGTCATAAGTGTcggatttttctctttccccctgaCTGAGCTGCTGAGCTAATTGCCTGTAGGGATTGCAGGAGACTAAAACCAACTAAGAAGTGCACAGAAAAACAATCACTTTATTCAGTACCTTAATCGCCGAGTAAGATGGAGACCATGCACTTGTAATCCTCAAGGGAGGACAGAAAATACTTTGCATACCTCTTGGTTGCATACCATTTGTAGTTGAAAACAACCTTCCTAACCTGTGATGGAGTGCTGGAAAAGTGTACATCTGGTAACTGTAGATACACACGTAGACGCGAAGGCTCAAGATGGTTGCAGAGTGGCTAAAGAAACTGAAGGGTTTGTACCTGGAAACAATACTTTAGGTTTTTTGGAGAGGAGGACTTGACTTAAAGCCTTTATAGGCTTATTTTACAAACAGTTTAAGGCACCCTACTGCCTAGCCTCCCTATGGTCAAGGCGGAGAGCAGGGTACATAAAAATGAAGTTATCAGGACAAAACTTTTTTGTAATGAAAGTTATATTAGCAAAGTACCTGCAATTAGATAAATCCttacaaatatttcttcactttCAAATGGAAGATTTGTGCTGTTAGATGGACTGTACTTCACACTGCTTAACTTCAGGTATTTAACTTGGGCGCTTAGGTGTCCTTGGGTGCTTGGAGAGAGCAATTTGTGGCACTGCTGGTATCTGCAGAGACACCTCCCTCCCTTAAACCTCTCCAAAGAACTTGTGCTCCTGCTGAAGTTAGAAGCCTAAAATAGATGTGAAGTGCTCCCAAATAGATGACTCCAACATTATAACATAAAGTCCCGTAGAAAATCTGGATACCCAAACTTCAAGATAGTATTCCTCACAGCAAGACCATCTTCCCCCCAGGATAGTTAAGAGTGAACAAACATTGCTTCTGGatctaatatatatatttttgcttttctaaatgcATACTGCACCTAGCATGCTAATTatacatttttccctctttcatgtGTAACTGTTGTCCAATAGGGAGTAATACAACAAAAGTGCTATATATTGATGTTCAGTTCAAACCCAACTTTCACTATATATTGTCATAACTGTAGGCAGAATTGTAGCTTAGTTAATTTGATTAAATGTTTTAGTTATCAACAGATGTAGGAATTGTAATTTAATAGCATAacttttgaaataactttttttgaaaGGCATCTTTCAAAGGATAGACAGCACTaagttttaaattgtatttgagGAAGTTGTGACCACCGTTTTCTCATAATGTATCATTTTCTGACTAGACCTTGCAGACAGATTTTCCTCCGAGGTTTCTGTTTTTTCATAGATGCTCACTTGTGTCTAGTTGAGTCACTCGTGCAGAATGTGGCAAACCCTGGTGCAGTTCCCCGCAGAGCGCAACTGAACTGGCATCTCCTACGTGCCGAGAGGCACCAACATAGGCCCCATGGCACCTTCCTTTCACTGGTGCTGCCTCGCCTCTGCCAACTTGTGCCGGTCAGCCCGCCCACTGGCTGAGGCTCTGGGGTGGAAGAGTTGGCTTATGCCACCTCTAGTATGGCGGCAGGCTATCGCTGAGCATTATCTGAGCAAAAATCAATCACTGAGCTCAGACAGAAGcggtgggaaggggtggtgggaACCTGTGACTGGTCGGGTGAAATAAGCAAAGCAGGCTGCTGTGGGATTAGAAACCAAGTGCCAACTGAGACCCATGTGAGAATTCCACAGGTAATTAGGCTCCTTGTCCCCACGGTTTTCTAATGGGATCTGGGAAGCtgagctgctgtatttttttaaaaaacaagttcttATAATTAAAAAAGACTTGCTCAGAGATGcatgtaaaaatttaaatatactttatttCTGCTACTATAATGGCTGaagcttcagctttttttcttgagGTCTGGACCCAAACTTGCTGGCCGTACGTGTGCAGTGTAGGACTGGTAGCTGTAATTGTCGTTCACTTTCACATGCAGGCTGTTCATTACACAGAAATTGAGTGCTGTAGGTCTGACATTTAGTTTGCATTTCTTAGCATGAAACCTGGAATTCAACCAGTTTTCTAACTTCAGAGTTCATATCTTTAAGTATTGTTTCCCTACTTCATAATCTTAAGTAGTGTTATATGCATGGTTTTGTGTTTCCTTATTAGCCGAGTGAGCTATTGATTCATAAGAGACAAAGAGACTAGAAGTTCTTAAATGTtaagcttaattattttttttccaaaggggaCAAGCCCCAGAAGAACACAGAAAGGATTTAAATTTGCAAGGAAGAGCTTGTTCTCGCTGCCTTTTATTCTGCATATTCCACAGAAAAGGACCTTATAAAGTGAATTAATATTGGACAAGTTTTGGTTCGGTTTGGTTTTAATGACTGCTTAAAACCAgtggcttttaaaattcttttttttcaattagttgTGCATTCTGCAAGGATCACTGCGGTGCTTTAGGGGGATGGTGACGGCAGGCATTTAGGAAGCAGCAAGAAGCTGGATAGGGCAGTAGTGTCGATGCCCCTGGGGGGGCTGGCCAGGTGGCTGTTTCGCAGTCAGGATGGGGAACAGGATCTGCTCCCACCCTTCTCCTGTGGGAGGAGGAACACAGCCACGCCGGGAAGTAAGATCCCATTTTTCCAGTGGCAGACAGGGAATAATGATGGTATGATGGGAACTCCTGTGAGCGCAGGCAGTTTTACTTCCCAGCAGCGTTTAGGCAGCTGGGAAGCGGGCTTGCCCCCTGGCAGCGGCATGCCCTCAAGGGCCGGCTGGTGGCCGCTTCCATGTGATGGCCCTTTCTGCCTGTCTGGAGTAGCTGACCACCATCAGGGGGATGAGGAGGGGTGGCACCTGTCTGCATGCTGGAGGCTTACGGAGGGGGAACGAGCCTTgcctctccagccctgcccttATATGAAATGCAGCCCAAGGAACTTCCCAGCGTCATGTCCTTGGATGGCGGCACATCCTTCTCAGATTCGGTTTTGCATTACCATGTTCAGTGTATCAGAAACTGCCCTGAAGTTTATCAATGACATTCCTGTGcattaaataataacattttttccaaagaaatgcaAGAGCCTGCTTAAAGATGCTATTGCTTCCTGCCCCGGATCAGCACTTCTTACAAAACATGAAAGCCTATGGTAGTTTACAAACTTAAAAGCTTAATTTACTTTCTTACATCATCTAAAGAGTGCAGCTGATTTTGCTTTCACTCTACCTttgatgtaattaaaataaaccccTATTATTCCACATACCCTTCTATTCAGCACTGATATACCAGCTGAATTCAATATCtatctctgatttattttttttcttaaaagagatTAACAGTGACAAGTTACACTTCAGTGAATGATGAGACTGATTCCAAAGCAAGCCACACAAGTATCACCCATGGCACATGGCAACTTAACAAAGGCAGCCACAGGGCCACCATCATCATGGCGTTGACTCAAAAAGAACAGATGTTTAGGAAAGCCTCTGAAAGATCCAGTGACGAAGCTGAAGACACTCAAGCCAACAATCACTTGCCTAAACAATCCAGAAACTCTAATTGACTCTTTAGCCCCGCCCCCCTTCCCAAGAAgacaggaaatttaaaaaataaaattttattttatattagatTTAAGAGATGCCCTAAGTTGGCAAGTTTTCCCCATGCTTTGGCTGATAACATCAACCAGTTCAGTTCTTTTAGAAAGCTGAAGAACAGATTAATGGGAGAAATTTTTGGTTGAGACTAGGAGTGTGAATGTTGCACTGACTTGCTCATAATTCCATTTAAGGAACTGAATATTGAGTTTGTGTTATCCAGAACCCTCTCTCAATCAACACGTggtttaattttcaaatgaaggGGCACTACCGCATCAATTTAACATCCGCTTTAACAAATTTCCTGTTTAATATGGTAAGCCTTCCAAAAACTTGCTAATTTATTGCTTTCTGTACAATTTAAATGGCTGTAAATAACTAATCTTGGACACAGTAtactcatttttttaataaagtgctCAAGAACAGTTTAAGCACTGTaataaaatttccctttttttaagcTAGCACTGAGTAGcctcttctttcctctgcaaAAAAACAGAATTACATATAAACACAAAGCAATGGTGTAAAAATGGACATTTATTACAACGAAAACAATGTGACAGACAGAGGTCAAACTGTTTATTTGTCACAATCACAAGAAAGCTTACTCCAGCCAAGCACATACAAGTGACAGTGtaaactttaaaaacatgtttaataCATAGAAAATTGCTTCGGGTTTGACTTAAGGTAATTTTACTTCAGTGTCACACACAGGGTCGTTCTGCTACCACTTCAACCTCACCTACCCCTGCACGCTGCACACTGGGGACGTGTACACCACTGCTTTTCCCTGccctgggttaaaaactgtctctATTAATCAGAATACACTTGAATCCCAGAAAGGACGCAAGTAGCCAAATTCTACCT
Encoded here:
- the ZRSR2 gene encoding U2 small nuclear ribonucleoprotein auxiliary factor 35 kDa subunit-related protein 2 — translated: MAAPMLLPESPLGKLSHQKYRAILKKEKRKKKRQALAKLRDSEATEKDESVSEEGEEELEEEEEEEEEEEKKLEAERQKLHEQWLLREEKAQEEFKLKKEKEEAARKRQEEEERKIKEEWEEQQRKEREVAQQKQQEKREREAAVQRMLDQAESQLENGVTWHNPEPPENIGTEKDRANCPFYIKTGSCRFGDRCSRKHNYPTSSKTLLVRGMFITFGMEQCRRDDYDTDASLEYSDEETYQQFLEFYEDVLPEFQNVGKVVQFKVSCNYEPHLRGNVYVQYQSEKDCQAALALFSGRWYAGRQLHCEFCPVTRWKTAICGLFERQKCPRGKHCNFLHVFKNPNNEFWEANRDIRISPERTNQLSKNSERRNRSSHRDDYYSRSRRRGSPSSDHSYRRNGEPERKKNRRKNKRRRRSGRSRSRERRRSRSRGRKRRGRSRSRSHSRTRSRSRSRSSSRSRSRGKKRSSSRGKNSETPKTK